The genomic interval GGGCGAGCTCCAGACCCAGTGGCACTACCTCCTTGCGATGACGGTCGTGACGCTCGCTCCCGTCGCCCTCGTCTTCGTGTTCCTGCAGCGCTTCATCACGACGGGCATCGGCTCGACGGGAATGAAATGACCGATTGGGCTATCGACCATGGCTGAATTGAAACTCACGAGCGCGCGAAAATCCTTCGGCAGCATCGACGTGCTGCACGGCATCGACCTCGCGGTGAAGGATGGCGAATTCGTCGTCTTCGTCGGCCCCTCGGGCTGCGGAAAGTCGACGCTGCTGCGCGTGATCGCCGGCCTCGAAAACGTAACGAGCGGCGAGATCCATATCGACGGTGAACGCGTCACCCACCTGCCCGCCTCCGAGCGCGGGCTGGCCATGGTGTTCCAGTCCTATGCGCTCTATCCGCATATGAGCGTCCGCAAGAACATGGGCTTTGCGCTCGAGAACATGGGGCTGAAGCCGGCGGAGATCGAGGCGCGGGTCGACCGCGCCGCCGCTATGCTGCGTCTGGCTGATTATCTCGACCGCAAGCCCAAGGCGCTCTCCGGCGGCCAGCGCCAGCGTGTCGCCATCGGCCGGGCCATCGTGCGTGATCCGAAGATTTTTCTGTTCGACGAGCCGCTGTCGAATCTCGACGCTGAACTGCGCGTCGCGACGCGCAAGGAGCTCGCCGCTCTGCATGCCAATATCGGCGGCACGATGATCTATGTGACGCACGACCAGGTCGAAGCCATGACGCTTGCGGATCGGATCGTGGTGCTCAACGCCGGCCGGATCGAGCAGGTCGGCACGCCGCTCGAGCTCTACAACCGTCCCTCGAACGCCTTCGTTGCGGGCTTCATCGGTTCGCCCCGCATGAACTTCCTGCCCGCGACCGTGCTGTCCGACGACGGCACGCTGCGCCTCGCCGTCGGCGAGCGTGAGGTCGCGTTGCCCCGCGCCGCGTCCGGCCTCACCGCCGGCGCGCGCGTGACGCTCGGCATCCGCCCCGAACATATCGACATCGCACCCGACACAGGCATGCTCGCCACGACCGTCGATCTCGTCGAGCAGCTTGGCGGCGAGACCTTTATCTATGCCACGGCTCCCGGCCTGCCGCAGATCACGCTGCGCCAGGACGGCCAGTCGCGGTTCGACCGCGGCGATGCAGTCGCGATCCGCTTCGCCACCGACCATTTGCACATCTTCGACGCAACCGGCGCGGCTCTCGCCCCGGCCGTGACCGTCCCCGGAGCCTGATCATATGAAAGCCCTGACTCACGGCCGCTTTCGCGGTCTCGACGGCAACGCCGCGCTCTTCGACCTCGCGACCGGGCCGGCGGCGGCCCCGCTCGCGAGCTTGCGCGTCGCCATCCTCGAGCGCGACATCGGCCGCGTCACGCTGCGCCGGCCGGAAGGCTATCGGCTCGATCGCGGCTGGGCAATCGCCCCTGATCGCACCGAGCCGCCGTTCGAGGGCCGGCAACGCGACGACATCTCCGGCTTTGCCAATCCGGCGACGACCGTGTCGGAGGATGGCGGCATCGTCACGCTCACTGCTGCGGGTCTGCGCGCTCAAATACGGCTCGATCCCTTCGGCATCGCCTGGTACCGCGACGGCGAGCAGCAGCCATTCCTGCAGGACCGCCCAACACAGGCTTATCTCCTGTCGCGCAAGACCGCTGCGTTGCTGCATGCGATGGAACGGCACGAGGGCGAACGCCATTACGGGCTCGGAGACAAGACCGGTCCGCTCGATCGCACCGGCCGGCGTTTTGCGATCGATGCCGTCGATCCCTGCGGCTTCGACGCCGAGCTGTCCGATCCGCTCTACAAGATGCTGCCGTTTGTCATCGTCGACGGCGCGCGCGGCGCGCACGGCATCTTCTACGACAATCTCGCGCTCGGCTCGGTCGACCTCGGCTGCACCATCGACAACTATCACGGCCTGTTCCGCTTCTATCGCGCCGAGGATGGCGACCTCGACTATTACGTGCTCGCCGGACCGACGGTGCCTGAGGTCACGCGCCGATTTTCCTGGCTGACCGGCGGACAGGCCTTTGCGCCGCGCTGGACGCTCGGCTTCGCGATGACGACCATGACCATCGCCGACGCGCCCGATGCCGACAGGCGCATCACCGCCTTCATCGAGGATTGCAGGCGCCACGGCATCCGTTGCGACAGCTTTCACTTCGGCTCGGGCTACACCTCGATCGGCAACCGTCGCTACGCCTTCCACTGGAATCGTGACAAATTTCCCGATCCGGCAGCGACGATGGCGCGACTCAAGGCGGCCGGCATGCAGCCGGTCACCAACCTGAAACCCTGCCTGCTCGATGATCATCGAAGGCTCGCTGAAGCCAAAGCGCGCGGCATCCTGGTCGCCGACGGCGAGACCGGCGAGCCGGCCGTCGCGCAATTCTGGGACGGCCTCGGCTTCCATGTCGACTTCACCAACCCGGACGGACGGCAGTGGTGGGCGAACGGCATCCGCGACGCGCTGCTCGCCTTCGGCGTGACGTCGGTCTGGAGCGACAACAACGAATACGAGATCTGGGACGAGGATGCGGTCTGCAACGGCGATGGCCGGCCGTACCCATTGGCGCTGGCCAGACCCGCACAGGCGCTGTTGATGCACAAGCTCGCCTACGAGACCCAGGCCGCGCAGGCGCCCGGCAAGCGCCCCTACACGATCACGCGCGCCGGCGGCGCCGGCATCGCACGCTACGGCCAGACCTGGAGCGGCGACAACGAAACCGCCTGGAAGACGCTGCGCTACAATCTGACCCAGGGCCTGAACATGAGCCTGTCGGGGCTCTACAACATCGGCCACGACGTCGGCGGCTTCCACGGCCCGTCGCCGGGCCCGGAACTGTTTTGCCGCTTCGTCGAGTTCTGCGCGCTGTGGCCGCGCATGGTGATGAATTCCTGGAAGGCGAGCGGCATCGTCAACACCCCCTGGATGCACGCGAGCGTGCTCCCGCAAGTTCGATCCGCCATCGAGCTTCGCCACAGCCTCATCCCCTATCTCTACACGCAGATGTGGCGTGCGGCGCACGACGACGTGCCGCCGGTGCGGCCGCTGTTTTGGGATTTTGCCTCGGACGCGATTGCAGCGACCGTCGAGGACGCGTTCATGCTCGGCCCCGATCTCCTCGTCGCACCCGTGCTCGATGAGGGAGCGACGACGCGAAAAGTCCATCTGCCCGCCCATCCCGGCGGCTGGTACGACTGGCATGACGGGACGGCATTCGAGGGCGGGCAAACCATCACCGTCGCAGCGCCCCTGGGCCGCCTCCCCGTCTTTGCCCGCGCCGGCGCGATCGTTCCGATCGAGGACGCGAACGGCCTGACGGCGATGGTGTTCGGGGCGCCTGACCACGGTGGCTCAGGCCTCGTCTATGTCGACGATGGCGAAACCGCAGATTGGCGCAACGCAGGCCGGACAATCGAATTCCGCCTGCGGCGCGATGATGTCGGCTTCGTTGTCGATGTCAGCGGAGAGTTGGCCGCACCGATCCGCGTCCGTGGCATCGGCGTGCCGAATCTACGCCTTGCCGGCGCAGCCGGCTGAGCTCCGTCATTGCGAAGCCGGTCTTGATCGGACCCGGTGCTAACGCGTTGTGCGCGGGCCAGCGCCGTGGGTCTTCGCAAAAAAATCGAGTCTGCTGGCGGCCCACCAGCCGTTCGAGTTCGGCAATGCGGGCATTCGCGCGCGTGAGCGCAGAACGCTTGTCCTCATAGGTTGCCAGGGGTTTGAGCTTTCGGGGACCAGGCTTCGGTCCCCGCTTGCGGTTCAATCCCTCTGGCCCATGGGCCTTCCACGCCTTGATCCAGTCGTGGAGGATCTTGCGCGAAATCCCAAGCTCACGAGCCACAGGCAGAACGCCTTCGCCTCGCTCAACACGTTTGATCGCCTTCAGTTTGTAGGCCGTCGGAAACTGACGGTTCATTCCTCTGCCTGCCACAGGTCATCCTCGAAATGCCTGTCACAGAGCTGCGAGATGTAGTCGAAGGTTGGGGGCAAGGACAAGCTCGGCAGCATCAGCAAGACGAGCGGAAGGTGTGCAAGAGCGGAGGTGACAACGCCTCTAAGTGCTGCCTTCATTTCCCCGGTCGGAACTTCTTCCGGAGGTGGTCTCGCTCGAACGCCAGGATCCGCCGGATGGCTCGGTAACCGGTCAGCAGAAGCGTCGACCTCATCATTTCGAGGGTCCTTTTCGACGCACGCGATGGTGTTGTTGCCGGGACATTGTCGTTCGCCGCAGTTTCGCTTGTGCGAAGCAAGACTTCAGTGATTCTTACTTCAGTGATTCTTGGCGACTGACACATCGGCATCGTCGCGTCCTCCAACTAGCTACAACCCGTGATGCGCTTGACCGCCTTCCTGTATTTGAGATGAAGCGCGCTATTGGTGGAATCAGAAGCAGTGTTGAGCCCCGAGGCGCGATCCGAATCCAGGCATGTCTCCATGTCGAATCTGACGTGCGAGCATGCTCCAATAGCGTTCTTTTCGGACTCTTCCTTCGAAAGTCCGAATCCAACGAATGTCTGAACATTGCCAGGCACAGCGTCGACCGTCGATACGAGATTGATCTCGGAGATATAGTAGGACGAGCACTGCGCCGCCTGAGCTTCCGCATGCCCGACGGACAATCCGAGAATTAGGACCAGCGTACCGTATCTCATGCCCGTTCCTTTCCGGGACTACCTTAGACAATCAGCTGCAAGGTGAGGCGGCAGCGAGATGGCGATATCATCCGCTGCGCGTCATGCCTGAACACCCAAGCCATAGTCGTGTTGTTCCTGTTGTGCTGCAGCTTCACGTCGCTCGCCGTCACCCCTGAAATGACGAGAAGCGGCGCCAGGAAAGTACCGACTTCGGAAGACCTCAGCATTTCATGACCTCAGGTTTTCTTCACGATTTGGAAGCCCTTCGCTTCCAATTCCCGCAATATTGTCTTCGTGAGGTGCGCGCATTCCTCCGGCGTGATCCAGCTGGGGCTTCGCCACTCTGGATCGCCTTCTTTCGGGTAGCTGTCAAAGGCCGAGTGAATGGCGGCCATTATGGCATCGACAGGGTCCGGCATCGGCGCCTCCATTCACTGGAAGCAAAGCCAATCGCCACAATCAGCGCTTGATCTAGGTCAAACGACGAGGATGGAAAACGTGATCATCGAACGCCTCTGGCGCGGTCCGAGGCGTAAGGACGTCTGCCTGAATCGCGATCACCCGCCATGTGCGCTCAATAGCCGGCTCCCCATCGATACTGCCACGCGATCGCGACGTTGCTGAACTGGCTGCCCGTTCTGGTGTAGATACCCGTACCGGCGTTGAGCTTGATCGAATTCTGACGATCGATCGGTAGCCCGATAGTAAAGCCCGCACGCGCGTTCTCCTGTTCGTTGTCGCCCCTGTTGCCGTTCACGGTGGTGCGGAGGCCCTTGAAGTAGATGCCGTCCAGTGAAATCCATGCGCCGGAATCAAAATTGTGAATGAGACTTGTCCGGAGTAGGTACAGCGGCGCCTGTTCGAACCTCCTTCCATCGAAGAAGTCGGGATTGACCGTGAAAAACGTCACGCTTGGCGCAACCTCGAAAGTCCATCGGCCCCAGGCCTTGGAAATGCCGAGTTCGGGCGTGAACGACCAGCGATTGTTGCCGAGATTGAGCAACTTGGTGTCATCATACTGCCCCAACGGGGCCGACACCTGAAGGCTGACGCCGACGATGAGGTCTTGCTTGTAGCTTGCGAATTCCTTCAACGACAGGGCTGGAGCACCAAGCAGGTTCACTGAAACGCGAAATCGCGGATCGCCAAATCCCGTCATGTCGCGCTCCCGTTGCAGGCCCTGCGCATGCGCCCGCGCGGAAAATTCGGAATAAGGGACGATCACATCGAACTTGGCGGAGTAACCCAGGAAATCGAACGAGCGCACGTAAGCCAAGGCGCCGGTATTGGAGTGGAATTGTGCGTCGGCAATCGGCAATTGCGGGTCAAATGCCAGCTTACCTTGCGCGTAGATGTAACCCGCGATCAGAAAATTGAGCCCGATGGGCGTGTTCGAGTACTGCCTTGGCTCAGCGTCCTGGGCTTCCGCTCTTACAGCCGCCAGGACGGTCGCAGCGACAGTGAAAATTAGCCAACGCCTGAAGCAATCGAGGAGATCGAACAAAATCATCCCCCGGTCACCCGGCTGGCACCGCAGAGCGGCATGCGTCAACCTCCCATGCTGGCGACGCCGGAGTCGATCAAAAGGCTGGTCGCCAAGGTCGGCGCCTCCTCAGCCATGGTCGCAGCATCGCCTTCCCCCGGCAAGTGTCCAGGAGATGTTGCGGCTGATCGCAGAACTGCTGCCGGAACCCCGGCCCGAGCCAGCGCGGAGGACTGCCCAAGGACGTGCATTTGGCAGGAGGGCTGCGCCCAACGTCGACAAATGACGAATAGTTCGGAGCCGAAAATACCGCTCCTCGCCCGGATGGTCGCGACCCGCCGCTGTCCGGATCGCATCTACCGGCCAGCCCCAAAACTCGCTACTATCCAACTCAGGCTTCGAGTTCATCCGGGGAATCCCGGCTCAGCACGATCGAGAGCTTCTTGTGCTTCCCCGGTCGCTTTGGGCGATCGGGCCGCGGGGAGAAAACCGCACCTTCCGCAACGTTTCCGATCATTGAGACAGTGGCTCAGCATTGCTGAGATCAACGTCTGACAACCTTGCCACGGGGGAAACAATGGCGGTTCTTTTCGAGATTGAACACATCACCACCTACAAATATGCGAACCCGGTTACGTTTGGCACACATAAGGCGATGTTCTTGCCAAGACCTGCCGCGCAAGGGCGCCTCATCGACTGGTCGGTAAGAACCAATCCTCCATCCAGGATTCGATGGACAAGCGATGCCCTCTCGAACAACGTAACGACGATGGAATTCAGCGAACCCGGCAAGGAGCTGAGTTTTGCGTTCCGGTTCAAGGGAATCCATTTTGGCGCAAAGGGCGTTGAGAATTTTCCGCTGGAACGTCGGGCGGAGGAAATCCCGGTTCAATATTCCCTTGAGGAGTGGACTGACCTGCTCCTTTATATCCGTCCTCACACCGAGGATCCCGATGCGAGTGTCGCCGCCTGGGCCAAGAGCTTCATCGCCAGCAATCGAACGAGCGATGTGCTGCTGCGGATGCTGGACGCGTTCCGCGATACATTTCGGTACAACGCCAGGGAGGCGGAGGGCACTCAGTCTCCCGGTGAAACGCTGCAGTCGAAGTCGGGCACTTGCCGGGATTATGCCTGGCTGATGATTGAGGCGTTGCGCCGGCTCGGCTTTGGGTCCCGCTTCGTCAGCGGCTACCTCTACGATGCCGCGCTTGATGGTGGCCAGGTGGGAATGGCCGGCTCCGGTGCAACGCACGCCTGGCTACAGGTGTTTCTCCCCGGTGCCGGCTGGATGAACTACGACCCGACCAATCGCATCAATGCCGGTTATGATTTGATCCCGGTGGCGATTGCCCGCCATCCAGGCCAGGCAATTCCCTTGGCAGGCTCGTGGTTTGGCGAAGCCGGGGACTACCTGGGCATGTCGGTTAAGGTCACGGTCCAAAAGCTCGGCGACGTCTCCGACCCGTCAGAAGCATAGGAAATGCAGGGCGGGACGCGGGTTCGCCAATTTGGCTTGGCGGTGTGGCGGTAGCTGATCCGGGTAACGCCAGTGGCGATGACACCTGCGAGCAGGCTTGTCGTCAACGACGCGCCCGAGCGTTCAAGGTGGTGGGAGATCACCGGCACAGTTTTGAGTCCGCAGCGCGGCCGCCGCGCGACCGGTAGGTGGGTCCTCTTCAGACGGCGCAGCCCGAGCTTGATCTATCTCAACGACTCCAACGAACAAAGCGGGCGCATCACACTAGGCAGTTGTGCGGGGGAACCACCACCATGGCCCACTCAGCGATTGAGGCACCTCACCCCGCTCCAATCCATTCCAGCGTGCCCGGATTGAGTTTGGCCGCGCTTGGAGTGGTGTTCGGCGATATCGGCACCAGTCCACTCTACACGCTAAAGACCGTGCTTGACGTGACGGGCACCGAGCGCCCGGAGCCCGCAGCCATTCTCGGTGCGCTGTCGCTGATCCTGTGGACGCTGATCATCGTCACCTCACTGAAATATGTCACCATCGCGCTGCGTTTGGACAATGG from Bradyrhizobium arachidis carries:
- a CDS encoding transglutaminase family protein, giving the protein MAVLFEIEHITTYKYANPVTFGTHKAMFLPRPAAQGRLIDWSVRTNPPSRIRWTSDALSNNVTTMEFSEPGKELSFAFRFKGIHFGAKGVENFPLERRAEEIPVQYSLEEWTDLLLYIRPHTEDPDASVAAWAKSFIASNRTSDVLLRMLDAFRDTFRYNAREAEGTQSPGETLQSKSGTCRDYAWLMIEALRRLGFGSRFVSGYLYDAALDGGQVGMAGSGATHAWLQVFLPGAGWMNYDPTNRINAGYDLIPVAIARHPGQAIPLAGSWFGEAGDYLGMSVKVTVQKLGDVSDPSEA
- a CDS encoding helix-turn-helix domain-containing protein, which gives rise to MNRQFPTAYKLKAIKRVERGEGVLPVARELGISRKILHDWIKAWKAHGPEGLNRKRGPKPGPRKLKPLATYEDKRSALTRANARIAELERLVGRQQTRFFCEDPRRWPAHNALAPGPIKTGFAMTELSRLRRQGVDSARRCHGRGSVRPTLR
- a CDS encoding glycoside hydrolase family 31 protein — translated: MKALTHGRFRGLDGNAALFDLATGPAAAPLASLRVAILERDIGRVTLRRPEGYRLDRGWAIAPDRTEPPFEGRQRDDISGFANPATTVSEDGGIVTLTAAGLRAQIRLDPFGIAWYRDGEQQPFLQDRPTQAYLLSRKTAALLHAMERHEGERHYGLGDKTGPLDRTGRRFAIDAVDPCGFDAELSDPLYKMLPFVIVDGARGAHGIFYDNLALGSVDLGCTIDNYHGLFRFYRAEDGDLDYYVLAGPTVPEVTRRFSWLTGGQAFAPRWTLGFAMTTMTIADAPDADRRITAFIEDCRRHGIRCDSFHFGSGYTSIGNRRYAFHWNRDKFPDPAATMARLKAAGMQPVTNLKPCLLDDHRRLAEAKARGILVADGETGEPAVAQFWDGLGFHVDFTNPDGRQWWANGIRDALLAFGVTSVWSDNNEYEIWDEDAVCNGDGRPYPLALARPAQALLMHKLAYETQAAQAPGKRPYTITRAGGAGIARYGQTWSGDNETAWKTLRYNLTQGLNMSLSGLYNIGHDVGGFHGPSPGPELFCRFVEFCALWPRMVMNSWKASGIVNTPWMHASVLPQVRSAIELRHSLIPYLYTQMWRAAHDDVPPVRPLFWDFASDAIAATVEDAFMLGPDLLVAPVLDEGATTRKVHLPAHPGGWYDWHDGTAFEGGQTITVAAPLGRLPVFARAGAIVPIEDANGLTAMVFGAPDHGGSGLVYVDDGETADWRNAGRTIEFRLRRDDVGFVVDVSGELAAPIRVRGIGVPNLRLAGAAG
- a CDS encoding transporter, whose protein sequence is MILFDLLDCFRRWLIFTVAATVLAAVRAEAQDAEPRQYSNTPIGLNFLIAGYIYAQGKLAFDPQLPIADAQFHSNTGALAYVRSFDFLGYSAKFDVIVPYSEFSARAHAQGLQRERDMTGFGDPRFRVSVNLLGAPALSLKEFASYKQDLIVGVSLQVSAPLGQYDDTKLLNLGNNRWSFTPELGISKAWGRWTFEVAPSVTFFTVNPDFFDGRRFEQAPLYLLRTSLIHNFDSGAWISLDGIYFKGLRTTVNGNRGDNEQENARAGFTIGLPIDRQNSIKLNAGTGIYTRTGSQFSNVAIAWQYRWGAGY
- a CDS encoding ABC transporter ATP-binding protein; translation: MAELKLTSARKSFGSIDVLHGIDLAVKDGEFVVFVGPSGCGKSTLLRVIAGLENVTSGEIHIDGERVTHLPASERGLAMVFQSYALYPHMSVRKNMGFALENMGLKPAEIEARVDRAAAMLRLADYLDRKPKALSGGQRQRVAIGRAIVRDPKIFLFDEPLSNLDAELRVATRKELAALHANIGGTMIYVTHDQVEAMTLADRIVVLNAGRIEQVGTPLELYNRPSNAFVAGFIGSPRMNFLPATVLSDDGTLRLAVGEREVALPRAASGLTAGARVTLGIRPEHIDIAPDTGMLATTVDLVEQLGGETFIYATAPGLPQITLRQDGQSRFDRGDAVAIRFATDHLHIFDATGAALAPAVTVPGA